In a genomic window of Streptomyces koelreuteriae:
- a CDS encoding putative glycolipid-binding domain-containing protein has protein sequence MRAITWEVSASQGFETAWAEQGDGLLRARGRAVGTVPEPYWVTYELDTADRFVTRRLRVTTESADGTRSLDLLHDGDGRWTANGEPLPDVDGALDCDLGLCPLTNTMPVLRHGLHQAPGEREFLMAWVSVPDLTVRPSRQTYTHLGPGRVRFASGDFRSDLEVDEEGYVVDYPSLADRLTAR, from the coding sequence ATGCGTGCCATCACCTGGGAAGTGTCCGCGAGTCAGGGGTTCGAGACCGCTTGGGCCGAGCAAGGGGACGGCCTGTTGCGGGCGCGTGGGCGGGCTGTCGGGACCGTGCCCGAGCCGTACTGGGTCACGTACGAACTCGACACCGCTGATCGCTTCGTGACCCGTCGGCTGCGGGTGACCACCGAGTCCGCCGACGGGACCCGCTCGCTCGATCTGCTCCACGACGGTGACGGCCGATGGACCGCGAACGGTGAGCCGCTCCCCGACGTCGACGGCGCTCTCGACTGCGATCTCGGGCTGTGTCCGCTCACCAACACCATGCCGGTGCTGCGGCACGGGCTTCATCAGGCACCCGGGGAGCGGGAGTTCCTGATGGCCTGGGTGTCGGTGCCGGACCTGACGGTGCGGCCGTCGCGGCAGACGTACACGCATCTGGGGCCCGGGCGGGTCCGTTTCGCCTCAGGTGACTTCCGCAGCGACCTGGAGGTCGACGAGGAGGGGTACGTCGTGGACTACCCCTCCCTCGCCGACCGTCTGACGGCGCGTTAG